The genomic window ACCGGCGGTAGCGCAGCACCGGGACGATGGCGGCGAGCAGGCCCCCGACGAGCAGGACCGCGCCCGTCAGCAGCCCACGGCGCAGCGGGAGCGGCGCGAACAGGTCGACGAGGCCGGCGACGATCCCGATCGGGACGACGACGCCCGCCCCGGTGACCCACCAGAGGGTGCGTGCCCGGGGGTCGAGGGGCATCAGCTGACCGGTGTCCTGGGCCGGCGGTGACGGGTCGGACGAGGCGTCCTCGGCGGGCGAGGTCACGCCGGCCATCTCGTGGGAACCAGGCTGCATGCGGCCCAGAGTAGTCTCCGGACCGGACGCCCGACGCGAGGCCGCAGATCCTCGTGCGCGCATCCACCTCGACGAGTCGGGCACCAAGCGCCTTGCGCGTCAGACTGCCCGACAGGGCCAGTTCAGGTCAGTGGTCGAACACGCGGCGCACGGGAACCGTGAAGCCCGGCAGGAGCGGTGAGCTCAGCTCGTCGTCGCCGGACAGCTCGAGGGCGACGTCGAAGCCGGTCGCCTCCTGCGAGCGGCGGAAGATGATCACGCTGTCCGCGGCGGTGTCAACCAACCACAGCTCCGCGGCCCCGGCCGCCTCGTAGGTCTGGCGTTTGGCACCGAGGTCGAAACGCCACGTCGAGGGGGAGCGCACCTCGACGAGAAGATCGGGCGCGACCTCGAGCCGCTTGGCGTCGCGGTCGGGTAGGCGCTGCTCGCGCATCCACCAGACGTCCGGTGCGTAGAGCTCCTCGCCCAGGCGCACGTCGACGGGGAGCGCCACCAGGCCCCGCCCGGGC from Egibacteraceae bacterium includes these protein-coding regions:
- a CDS encoding PH domain-containing protein, which codes for MQPGSHEMAGVTSPAEDASSDPSPPAQDTGQLMPLDPRARTLWWVTGAGVVVPIGIVAGLVDLFAPLPLRRGLLTGAVLLVGGLLAAIVPVLRYRRWRYALRPADLWIRHGVLWVTVSVIPFSRLQFVDTRQGPLDRLFGLSQLVVHTAALGTSGRLPGLDATEAERLRERLAEVEPDDDASV
- a CDS encoding Uma2 family endonuclease, which gives rise to MAVATRMSVEEFLARDWPRGTQLIRGEVVLNHPSLLHQLVLGRIYTLLLAWVEAEPGRGLVALPVDVRLGEELYAPDVWWMREQRLPDRDAKRLEVAPDLLVEVRSPSTWRFDLGAKRQTYEAAGAAELWLVDTAADSVIIFRRSQEATGFDVALELSGDDELSSPLLPGFTVPVRRVFDH